One region of Tamandua tetradactyla isolate mTamTet1 chromosome 6, mTamTet1.pri, whole genome shotgun sequence genomic DNA includes:
- the KCNS2 gene encoding delayed-rectifier potassium channel regulatory subunit KCNS2 codes for MTGQSLWDLSEADVEDGDIRINVGGFKRRLRSHTLLRFPETRLGRLLLCHSREAILELCDDYDDVQREFYFDRNPELFPYVLHFYHTGKLHVMAELCVFSFSQEIEYWGINEFFIDSCCSYSYHGRKVEPEQEKWDEQSDQESTTSSFDEILAFYNDASKFDGQPLGNFRRQLWLALDNPGYSVLSRVFSILSILVVLGSIITMCLNSLPDFQIPDSQGNPAEDPRFEIVEHFGIAWFTFELVARFAVAPDFLKFFKNALNLIDLISIVPFYITLVVNLVVESTPTLANLGRVAQVLRLMRIFRILKLARHSTGLRSLGATLKYSYKEVGLLLLYLSVGISIFSVVAYTMEKEENEGLATIPAGWWWATVSMTTVGYGDVVPGTTAGKLTASACILAGILVVVLPITLIFNKFSHFYRRQKQLESAMRSCDFGDGMKEVPSVNLRDYYAHKVKSLMASLTNMSRSSPSELSLNDSLH; via the coding sequence ATGACGGGTCAGAGCCTGTGGGACTTGTCCGAGGCCGACGTCGAGGATGGGGACATCCGCATCAATGTGGGCGGCTTCAAGAGGCGGCTGCGCTCCCACACGCTGCTGCGCTTCCCCGAGACGCGCCTGGGCCGCCTGCTGCTCTGCCACTCGCGCGAGGCCATTCTGGAGCTCTGCGATGACTACGACGACGTCCAGCGTGAGTTCTACTTCGACCGCAATCCCGAGCTCTTCCCCTACGTGCTACACTTCTACCACACCGGCAAGCTTCACGTCATGGCCGAGCTGTGCGTCTTCTCCTTCAGCCAGGAAATCGAGTACTGGGGCATCAACGAGTTCTTCATCGACTCCTGCTGCAGCTACAGCTATCACGGCCGCAAAGTGGAGCCCGAGCAGGAGAAGTGGGACGAGCAGAGTGACCAGGAAAGCACCACGTCCTCCTTCGATGAAATCCTGGCCTTCTACAATGATGCCTCTAAATTCGACGGGCAGCCCCTGGGCAACTTCCGCAGACAGTTGTGGCTGGCTCTGGACAACCCTGGCTACTCAGTCCTGAGCAGAGTCTTCAGCATCCTGTCCATTCTGGTGGTGTTGGGGTCCATCATCACGATGTGCCTCAATAGCCTACCAGACTTCCAAATTCCCGACAGCCAGGGTAACCCTGCCGAGGATCCCAGGTTCGAAATCGTGGAGCACTTTGGCATCGCTTGGTTTACGTTTGAGCTGGTTGCCAGGTTCGCTGTGGCTCCTGACTTCCTCAAGTTCTTCAAGAATGCCCTAAACCTTATCGACCTCATATCCATTGTCCCTTTTTACATCACGCTAGTGGTGAACCTTGTGGTGGAGAGCACGCCTACCCTGGCCAACTTGGGCAGGGTGGCCCAGGTCCTGAGGCTGATGAGGATTTTCCGTATCTTAAAACTAGCTAGACACTCCACTGGCCTCCGCTCCCTGGGGGCCACGTTGAAGTACAGCTACAAAGAAGTAGGGCTACTCTTGCTCTACCTCTCCGTGGGCATTTCCATCTTCTCTGTGGTGGCCTACACcatggaaaaggaagagaatgagGGCCTGGCAACCATCCCCGCCGGCTGGTGGTGGGCCACTGTCAGTATGACCACCGTAGGGTATGGAGATGTGGTCCCTGGAACCACAGCCGGGAAGCTGACTGCTTCTGCCTGCATCCTGGCAGGTATCCTAGTGGTGGTTCTGCCCATCACCTTGATCTTCAATAAGTTCTCTCACTTTTATCGGCGCCAAAAGCAACTCGAGAGTGCCATGCGCAGCTGTGACTTTGGGGATGGAATGAAGGAGGTCCCTTCAGTAAATTTAAGGGATTACTATGCTCATAAAGTTAAATCCCTAATGGCAAGCCTGACGAACATGAGCAGGAGTTCACCAAGTGAACTAAGTTTAAATGATTCCCTTCATTAG